The Candidatus Magasanikbacteria bacterium RIFOXYB2_FULL_38_10 genome includes the window GACTTGCGGGCGATGAAGGTCGCGATGAGGATGAGGAAGAAGGCTCCCCACGGGCCGACCAGGCTCCCGAAGGCCTTGGCGTACTGCTGGCGGACCATCACCGCCCACACCTCGGGGGCGACCTTCTCCATCTGGCCGGCGATGGCCGTGACAGCGCTCGCCGTCATGTCCAGGGCCCTATCCGCGATGTCCGCCATGGTCTTCTTTTCCGGCTGGGCCTGGCCCGTGGTGGCTGGCTGGGTCGGTGCCTGCTGGGTGCCGTCGCCCACGCCGAATGCTTGCCCCAGCATGAGCAGGGCCGCCTTGGCCTCCTTATGTTGTTCGGACGTGAACACCGTCGCGGAGGGCTGCGGCTCCTGCGCCATGACCAGGCCGGAGTTTACCAGCAACAGAAAGAGCACCTTCAGGGTCAGCTTCATGGGAACCTCCGTTTGTTGTCACACAACTTGCACACTCGCCTCTAACCGGTACTTACATTTCCCGGTTGTTTTAAACCAATTATATAAATAACTGGCACAAAACAACCGGGAAAATAGTTTTAAAAGAACAATTTTTAACTTTAAATTATAGCACATTTTGGATTTTTTGTCAAGAGACTGTACAGTCAACCTTCAAGGTTGTTCTGTTCAGGGGGTTGACAAAACCGCTTAAATGTGCTATAATTATTTGTTGTACCTTGACTATTTATACCAACGGAAGAAAGAGGAGGAAGAAAGATGGCTGCGTATCAGAGAAAGGTGAATCCTACCGAGGAAGACTACCGACTGGCGAGAATAGTGAGTGATTCCTTGCGGCGGTTATCCTCCAAGAAAAGGGGAGATCTTCTCAAGGATACGGTCCTTCAGGCCTTGACCGCCGCCGGCTATAACACCCCTGACGAGCGATCCGAGCGCTACCGTGGGATAATGTCTGTTATGGGTCAGCACGGCGGCTGGAAGAATCGCGGTGTGCCGCGCAAGAAGAAGCCCAAGAAGGGCGATAAGACCACCGCGAAGACTTCTCTTTGGCCGGATGTGCGTCCGGACATGACGCCGGAAGAGCGCGACCTGGCACAGCTACGCCGCGATCAAATGACGGGCGAGGCTCTGACCCTGGCGCGTTTGCGCCGCGACGACCTAGCGCGCGAGGCTGATGGGGAATAAAAACCCTGCACCCTTGCCACAATTTTTTTAACCCAACAACAAACGGGACCCTTCGGGGACCCGTTCTTTTTTTTATCTGTTGTCTCCACTGCCGGAAATTTTTCCTCGCTCCAATCGGCTTAGCAATTTATACAAATTATATTCCGCTATATCTTCCAGTGATATTCTTAGTTCCATAGCCACTTGCGAGATATACCACAAAACATCTCCCAATTCTTTTTTTATGTCTTCGCGCGTGGTGTCATCAATTATTCCGCCCTTGTCGCGGATTACTTTTTTAATTTTGCCCGCCACTTCGCCCGCCTCGCTGGCTAAACCCAAAGTGGGGTAAATAAAATTGTTATCTTTATTAGGGTAGAGGGCGGTGCGGTAGGCTTGTTGTTGATATTCTTCAAATGTCATAAATTTAAATAATTATTTTGCATCCAGTATGTTTGCGAACGGCATTTGCGAAGTGAGCGGGCAAGGTGTCTGCCGCAAGCAGACGAGCGAACGAGCAATGCAGCGTAGCCGGCACGCTGGGCCGGCAAGCGTAGTGAGCAAACTTACTGGATGAAAAATTAAAATCATTTTATAAAACCACCCGCCTGCATCTCCCACAGTTTTTTATACAACCCCTCCTGCTTTTGCAAGAGTTCTTCGTGTGTGCCCTCTTCGGCAATATCTCCTTTGCTAATAACTAATATTCTATCCATTTTCATAATTGTAGACAAGCGGTGAGCTACTACAATTACAGTCTTTCCTTGCATCAAAGTATTCATGGCGTCTTGAATTAAACGCTCGGACTCGGAATCCAGGCTGGAAGTGGCTTCATCTAAAACCAAGATAGGGGATCCGCGTAAAATTGCCCGGGCAATGGCCACGCGCTGGCGTTCGCCACCGGATAATTTGATGCCGCGTTCACCTACAAAGGTATCATAACCTTGAGCCATTTCCTTAATAAACTCATCGCAATGAGAAAATTTGGCCGCGGAGTAGACTTCTTCATCAGTAGACTCCGGTTTGCCGTAGCGGATGTTTTCTTTAATGGTGCGATGAAAAAGAACAGGGTCTTGAGGCACCAAAGAAATGGCGCTCCACAAACTTTCTTGCGTCACTTCGTTAATATTTTGTCCATCAATTAAAATTTTTCCTCCAGTAGCTTCGTACATTCTTAGTAGCAACTTTATCACGGTAGTTTTGCCCGCCCCGGACGGCCCAATTAAGGCCAGGCGTTCATGAGGGGCAATGTGCAAATTTAAATTGGCAAAAACTGTTTTATTGGAACCGTATTTAAAATTAATATTGTTAAAATTTATTTCGCCCCGGCTGACTTTTAATTCCGTAGCGCCCGGTTTGTCCAGAATGGCCGGCGTGGTTAAAATAATATCGGTCATTTCATCAGCCTCGGCCAAATCTTCGTAAAAGCGCTGGATGATTTGGTTGAAATTGGAAATCTGCGCAAAAATTTGCACCAGATAAGTTTGGATTAAAACAAAATCACCAATGGTTAAAAGATTTTGGGCTTTTAAATTGATGGCCAAATAAAAAAGTCCGATTTCCAATCCAATCATTAAAAGTCCTTGCACACCCCAAAAACTTACCGCCATATCCCAGACAAATTTGCGCAGGCGTCGCAGTTGTTCATTTAGTTTAAAAAAAGCTTCTTTTTCTCTTTTTAAGCCGGTAAAAAGTTTGACATTGGAACTGTTGGTAATGGTGTCGGCCAGTAGTCCTGTCACTTGGCTGTCTACTTCGCTTCTTTTAATATCATATTTTAATTTGAATCTTACAAAAGCGTAATTGATAATTAAAAAAATTATTACCCAGCCAAGTAGTGTCCAACCCAACAAAAAGTTGCGTCTAAAAAGTACATAGGTAATAGCCGCCAAACTAATAACCAAAGGAATGAATTCCCAAAGCAGGCGATCAGTAATGCTTTCAAAAGAACGGGTGAAGCGGTTGACTTTTTTGGTTAAAGAGCCAACAAAGGTGTTGGAAAAAAAAGAAAATGAATGTTGATGCAAAACAGCAAAACAATAATTGGCCAAATCGCTGATGACTTTTGACTCCAAATAATTACCGCCAAAAAGGGCCACGCGCCAAAAAGCCCAAGAACCGATTTTGAGAAGTAGGATTAAAAATAAAATAAAGACCAGCGCGCTTTTAACAGAAAGGATGTCGGAATTATCAGAAATCAAATCAAAGAATTTTTTGTAATAAATTGGGTTAACGGCCTCTAGCAGGGTGGAAACAACAATAGAAAATAAGACCAGGCTGGTGGCATAAGGGTATTTAAAGGTAGAACGCAGATAAATTTTAAAGGTAGCCTTGGTGTTGGTTTTCATAGGTTTGCGGTCTTAATTTATCTAATTATAGCTTTATTTTTGGTTTTTGTCAATTTTCTATTGACTTGTTCATAACTTTGTTCTATAATGATTTTAGAAGCGCCCGCAAGGGGCTTTTTAAAAACCTTAAATATATGTCTATCGGAACTAAAATTGTTGACTATTTTAAAACTTCTAGGGAGGAGCTTAAAAAAGTGGCTTGGCCCACCAAAAAGGAAACTACCCGTTATACTTTAATAGTAATGGGTCTGTGCATTGCCGTGGCCGTCTTTTTTGGAATTTTAGATGGCATCTTTAATTTGGGCTTAAATAAAATAATCTCTTTTAGATAATTTTTAAAATTTTATGCCTAAGCAAATACAACAGTTAGGCCGTCGTTGGTATGTTCTGCATACCTACTCTGGCTATGAAGAAAATGTAGCTCATAGTTTAAAACAAAGAATTGAGTCCATGGGAATGCAGGACAAAATTTTTAATGTTTTGATTCCCACAGAAAAGAAAATCAAAATTAAAAATGGCAAGCGTAAAGTAGTGGTGGAAAAAATTTTTCCCGGCTATGTTTTGGTGGAAATGGAAGTGACTGATGATTCTTGGTACGTAGTTAGAAACACTCCCAATGTGACAGGTTTTATCGGCTCCGGAACTATGCCGATTCCCATTAGTGAAGAAGAGGTAAAATCTATTCAAAAAAGAATGGGTGTGGAAGAACCTAAATTTGTCATTGATGTAACGGTGGATACAGCGGTTAAAATTACCGATGGGCCGTTTAAGAATTTTGAAGGCAAGGTGGCCGAAGTTAATGAAGAACGCGGCAAAGTAAAAGTTTTGGTTTCCATGTTTGGCCGCGAGACTCCCGTGGAATTGGATTTCTTGCAGATTAAAAAGATTTAATTTTTAAAAAATTAAAAATATGGCTATTGATATAAAACTCATTACCGAAATCCGCGAAGTCACCGGCGCCGGCATGGTTGATGTTAAAAATGCTTTAGAAGAAGCCGGCAGTAAAGACGCCGCCATTGAACTTTTGCGCAAAAAAGGCATTATTAAAGCCGCCAAAAAAGGCGATCGCCAAACCAAAGAAGGCTTGGTGCATGCTTATGTGCACAGCAATAACAAAGCTGGAGCTTTGGTAGAGGTGTGGTGTGAGACAGATTTTGTGGCCAGAAATGCCGCTTTTCAGGAATTGGTGCATAACATTGCCATGCACATTGTGGCAGCCAATCCTTTTTATATTTCTAATGAAGAAATTCCCGCTGAGGAAGTGGAAAAGGAAAAAAATATTCAGCGTGAAATTTTAAAAGCCGAGGGCAAACCGGAAGCGATGATAGAAAAGATTTTGGAAGGAAAGATGCAAAAATATTTTGCTGATATTTGTTTGTTGAATCAGCCGTACATTAAAGATGACAAAATTACCGTGGGGGATTTGGTTAAACAAAACATTGCCGTGATTGGAGAAAATATTGAAGTAAAAAGATTTGTCAGGTTCGCCATGTAATGCAAAAAAGATTTAAAAAACCGGGGCGCTGGGCTCCGGTTTTTTGTTTTTAAAAATGTCTGTTGAATAAAATCTTTTTGATTGACATGTATAAAACCTTGTGATAGTTTAAACACAACTGAGACAGGGGGAAGAGAATGGAATTTACGTGGGCAGAAATCATCAAGGGAATTTTGCTGTTTCTTTCCATT containing:
- a CDS encoding preprotein translocase subunit SecE — its product is MSIGTKIVDYFKTSREELKKVAWPTKKETTRYTLIVMGLCIAVAVFFGILDGIFNLGLNKIISFR
- a CDS encoding translation elongation factor Ts translates to MAIDIKLITEIREVTGAGMVDVKNALEEAGSKDAAIELLRKKGIIKAAKKGDRQTKEGLVHAYVHSNNKAGALVEVWCETDFVARNAAFQELVHNIAMHIVAANPFYISNEEIPAEEVEKEKNIQREILKAEGKPEAMIEKILEGKMQKYFADICLLNQPYIKDDKITVGDLVKQNIAVIGENIEVKRFVRFAM
- a CDS encoding transcription termination/antitermination protein NusG, yielding MPKQIQQLGRRWYVLHTYSGYEENVAHSLKQRIESMGMQDKIFNVLIPTEKKIKIKNGKRKVVVEKIFPGYVLVEMEVTDDSWYVVRNTPNVTGFIGSGTMPIPISEEEVKSIQKRMGVEEPKFVIDVTVDTAVKITDGPFKNFEGKVAEVNEERGKVKVLVSMFGRETPVELDFLQIKKI